Proteins from a genomic interval of Quercus lobata isolate SW786 chromosome 11, ValleyOak3.0 Primary Assembly, whole genome shotgun sequence:
- the LOC115968008 gene encoding putative disease resistance protein RGA4, giving the protein MADAILYGVVQTIIESLGSSTLNQIGSIWGVNDELEKMKNTISTIQAVLEDAEKQQVKNHQVKDWLMKLRDAAFDADDLLSEFSTYVLQQEVMDGHEIVKKERTFFSSSNQLVFGNEMAGKLSAMRERFNDIASDRNNFQLIERPLETRAVSRERETHSFVRDKEVIGREEDKKAIIGQLQDSDVKENVSFISIVGIGGLGKTTLAQYVYNDKIVKAHFELKIWVCVSDVFDVKTIVENIIISATRKKPESLIMEHLQIELREILNQKMYLLVLDDVWNENEETWGKLRTLLLDGKRGSKVVITTRTKLVAHITSPMSQYSLKGLSEDQSWSLLKQMAFEEGQETINTNFKAIGMDIVKKCKGVPLAIKIIGRVLNHKKTEAEWSYIKNIELTKVPKLKDGIMPILKLSYDYLPPHLKCCFTYYSLFPKDYLIDKLKLIQLWIAQGFIQSPDEDLLLVDVADDYFKELLWRSFFQEAEEDEGKNRRFKMHDLIHDLA; this is encoded by the coding sequence ATGGCCGATGCAATCCTCTATGGCGTTGTGCAGACGATCATTGAAAGCTTGGGCTCTTCCACTCTCAATCAGATCGGATCGATCTGGGGTGTCAACGATGAgcttgaaaaaatgaaaaacactaTTTCCACCATTCAAGCTGTACTTGAGGATGCAGAGAAGCAGCAGGTCAAGAACCACCAAGTCAAGGACTGGCTCATGAAGCTCAGAGATGCAGCTTTTGATGCGGATGATTTGTTGAGCGAGTTCTCCACTTATGTGTTGCAGCAAGAGGTGATGGATGGTCATGAAATTGTAAAGAAGGAACGCACTTTCTTTTCTAGTTCAAACCAACTTGTTTTTGGTAATGAGATGGCTGGCAAACTAAGTGCTATGAGGGAGAGGTTTAATGATATAGCGAGTGATAGGAACAATTTCCAATTGATAGAGCGTCCTTTAGAGACACGGGCTGTGAGTAGGGAGAGGGAAACTCACTCGTTTGTTCGTGACAAAGAAGTTATCGGGAGAGAGGAGGATAAGAAGGCCATCATAGGTCAATTGCAAGACTCTGATGTGAAAGAAAATGTTTCGTTCATATCCATAGTAGGAATTGGTGGGCTAGGGAAGACCACACTTGCTCAATATGTATACAATGATAAGATAGTCAAGGctcattttgaattgaaaatctGGGTGTGTGTTTCTGATGTATTTGACGTGAAAACAAttgttgaaaatataattatatccGCAACTAGGAAAAAACCTGAAAGCCTTATAATGGAACATTTGCAAATTGAACTTCGCGAAATTCTTAATCAAAAGATGTATTTACTTGTGTTGGATGATGTGTGGAATGAGAATGAAGAAACATGGGGTAAATTGAGAACTCTTTTGTTGGATGGTAAAAGGGGAAGTAAGGTGGTGATAACTACACGGACTAAATTGGTTGCACATATTACCAGCCCAATGTCACAATATTCTCTAAAGGGCCTGTCAGAGGATCAGTCTTGGTCATTATTGAAGCAAATGGCATTTGAAGAAGGGCAAGAGACCATCAATACTAACTTTAAAGCAATTGGTATggatatagtaaaaaaatgtaaGGGAGTGCCTCTTGCTATAAAGATAATAGGACGGGTcttaaatcacaaaaaaacaGAAGCTGAATGGTCATACATCAAGAATATTGAACTCACTAAGGTACCTAAGTTGAAAGATGGTATTATgccaattttaaaattgagttaCGATTATCTCCCACCACACTTGAAATGTTGTTTCACATATTATTCATTGTTTCCCAAAGATTATTTGATTGATAAGTTGAAATTGATACAATTATGGATAGCACAAGGATTTATCCAGTCTCCAGATGAAGACTTACTACTAGTGGATGTTGCCGATGATTACTTCAAGGAGCTACTTTGGAGATCCTTCTTccaagaagcagaagaagatgaaggcaAGAATAGAAGGTTTAAAATGCATGATTTAATTCATGATCTTGCATAA